In Labrus bergylta chromosome 5, fLabBer1.1, whole genome shotgun sequence, the genomic window atatatatatatatatatatatatatatgtttaaaaactgtctaaatgtttcaaactgtttctttcttcttttgttaaaATGTCCTGTGGTCAGATTCAAATTTGGGGCATTGTTTAGGTAGAAGCCTATACTTGTCTTCAAGCCCTTCTCAGATCTTTCAATTTCCAGTGAAAGAATTCAGAAACATCGACTCAAAATCTTTATTATTTCAAAAGGAATTTCCATTTGCAATGTAGCACTGGAGGGAGTTAAAgggccaaaataaaaatacagaggAGTCTCCAATAGTAGATGGCCGAGATTATTGCTCAAGAGCACTTCAACAGAGCAGACTTTAACCCAAATCAACTTAGTGCATAAAAACAAGTCCAAAAAATTCTTATTTCTTGAAATGTAACTTTTGGTTCGTGCTGACACTGTGTGGAGTTCTGTTTATATAGAGTGGGCTGCTACATTACTTAAACTTAGTAATGTGCTCAGTTTGTAGTTTCTACACTTCCTTGGCAGCCTACAGACTTTGCACGGCTGCGTTTGTGTGTCAGTATATCTTGGATGAAATTGGGCTGTCAGATGCTTCAACAATAGGCAGAGGTGTTGGGTGCAGATCGGTGGGCTCCACTTCAAACACCTTGCAGACCACGACTGTGCTGCAGAAGGTCTCTGCAACACTCTGCTGCAATGATCTCATTTGACATAGCAGTGAAGAAGATTACGGCTGGGGCGTGGTTTGATATCTCACTGAATTATCCCCCGTCAGTCTCCAACAAACACCACAAAGACAAATTTAACAGCTAAAACTGTCAGGGGTTAAAATGGACCAAAAATGGATACAGATTCTGGTGATTCTGGTGTTTTTTCAGAGTAAGTCCGGCTTACATTTTACTGATAAGTCCTCGTATGACCATGCAGAAGTGTTGTTTCATGATTTGTCTCTATGTCTTGTGCTTGGTGAATGATTTTTCTGCTCCCATTTTACCACATCTTTCAGAAATTACTACGGGAGCCTGTGAAGAAAGAGTGATAAAAGAGAAGGAGCAAGTTGAAATCAAATGTAATActcaagatttcggctccactTTTGTCTGGTTTCGAGTGCTGGACAGAACTGCCATGGAATTCATTGCATCTTCTAACTTAATTGGTGATATGAAGGAAGCAcattcctccttctcctccatcttcagTACCAGAAAGAGCAAACAATTGATCCTTACATTGAACTCCTTCAACAAAGCTAGTGACAGTGGTGTTTACAGCTGTATCTCTCAGAAAGGTCAGGTATTGAAAATTGGCGCTGTGACTCGACTGGGCGGAGGTGAGTATTGTTGGATCATTTGGCATAATGATTAAAGAATGGATTATTTTAAGTCACACTTCCCCTCACATCTAAATTCTTTCTGAAGAAAAAGTTAAAGTCTCAACAGAAGCACCACTGAACACCACCAAACCAAGTCCATGCACGACTGCTGCGCCATGCGTCTGTGACCATAAAACACGGAAAGGTAACTCTTCTAAATCACAATATTGTGTGAAAATTGGTCTACATCACCTTCATATTTACAGTGAGgagaaaaatgtattaactGAGAACGTTTTGCAGAGGAAGCAAGTATCCTGATGCTTTGCTCTCCAATCATATTGGGTCCACTTGTTGGCAGCTGtggccttcttcttcttctcctcatcatcaccactCTGTACTGCAATAGTAAGTCCTTTTCCCAGCTTTAACCTTTAACCAAACTAAACTAATAGTTATTGGTACATCCCAATTTATTGTATGAAATT contains:
- the cd8a gene encoding T-cell surface glycoprotein CD8 alpha chain, with translation MDQKWIQILVILVFFQKITTGACEERVIKEKEQVEIKCNTQDFGSTFVWFRVLDRTAMEFIASSNLIGDMKEAHSSFSSIFSTRKSKQLILTLNSFNKASDSGVYSCISQKGQVLKIGAVTRLGGEKVKVSTEAPLNTTKPSPCTTAAPCVCDHKTRKEEASILMLCSPIILGPLVGSCGLLLLLLIITTLYCNKIRTRRCPHHYKRKPRAMPPGNQMKTSRQI